The Desulfocurvus vexinensis DSM 17965 genome contains the following window.
ACCCAGATCGTGCGCTAGGCGTTGGCGCGCCGCCTGGGCCGCGAAAGGAGGCCGCCGCCCGGAAGGGCGGCGGCTTTTTCGCGGGCTGCGGGCCGCAGGGGCCGGGCGCGCGGCGCGGTGTGGCGCGCGGGCCCCGGCGCTGGCGGCGGCGCCGGACACGAAAAAGCCGACCCCGGGGGGTCGGCTTTTCGCCCTTGCGGCGCGGGCCGGGGCGCCCGCAAGCGCATCCGGACCGGCCAGCGCGCCCGGGCTGCCGGGCGCGCCGCGCTGCGCGCTACTTGTTCATCATGTCCAGGAAAATCTTGTTGTTCTTGGTGCCCTTCATCTTGGAGAGCAGAAAGTCCATGCTGTCGATGGTGTTCATGGGCGAGAGCAGCTTGCGCAGGATCCAGACGCGGTTCAGCACATCGGGTTCCAGGAGCAGCTCTTCCTTGCGGGTGCCCGAGCGGTTGATGTCGATGGCCGGGAAGACGCGCTTCTCGGACAGGTGGCGGTCGAGCTGGATCTCGCTGTTGCCCGTGCCCTTGAACTCCTCGAAGATGACCTCGTCCATGCGCGAGCCGGTGTCCACCAGGGCGGTGGCGATGATGGACAGGCTGCCGCCTTCCTCGATGTTGCGCGCGGCGCCGAAGAAGCGCTTGGGGCGCTGCAGGGCGTTGGCGTCCAGGCCGCCGGAGAGCACGCGGCCCGACGAGGGCGTCACGGCGTTGTAGGCGCGGCCCAGGCGGGTGATGGAGTCGAGCAGGATGACCACGTCCTTCTTGCGCTCCACCAGGCGCTTGGCCTTCTCGGAGACCATCTCGGCCACCTGCACGTGGCGCGCGGGCGGCTCGTCGAAGGTGGAGGAGACCACCTCGGCCTTGACCGTGCGCTCCATGTCGGTGACTTCCTCGGGCCGCTCGTCGATGAGCAGCACGATGAGGTAGGCGTCGGGATGGTTGGCGTTGATGGAGTTGGCGATGTTTTGCAGGAGCATGGTCTTGCCGGTGCGGGGCGGGGCGACGATCAGGCAGCGTTGGCCTTTGCCGATGGGCACCAGCAGGTCGATGATGCGCGAGGAGTAGTTCTGTTCGCCGTTTTCCAGGCGGAAGCGTTCGTTGGGGTAGATGGGGGTCAGGTTGTCGAAGAGGACCAGGCGCTTGGTGGCTTCGGGCTTTTCCATGCCGATTTCGCTGACGCGTAGCAGGGCGAAGTAGCGTTCGCCTTCCTTGGGCGGGCGGATCTGGCCGGTGATCATGTCGCCCTTGCGCAGCCCGAAGCGGCGGATCTGCGAGGGCGAGACGTAGATGTCGTCGGGCCCGGGCATGTAGCTGTACATGGGGGAGCGCAGGAAGCCGAACCCGTCGGGCAGGATTTCCAGGACCCCTTCGCCGTAGATATTGCCGTTTTGCGAGGCGCAGGCCTTGAGGATGGCGAAGATCAGTTCCTGCTTGCGCAGGCTGCTGGGGTTCTCGATCTTGAATTCCTGGGCCAGCTCCATCAGCTCGGCCATGGACTTCATTTTGAGTTCGGCTTGATTCATGTGTCTCTCCGCAGAAGCGCTGTTCCTGGTCCTGTGCCTGGACATTTGAGGATTGCTTGGATGCGGCCCGGCTCCGGCAGGGCGCACGCCCGGCCCCGGGCCGTCGCCCGGGAGGGTGAGCTGGGATGCAAAAAGAAAGAGCCTTGGATTGGTTGCGGGTACTGGGCACCGCAGGCGTGTTGCCCGCCAGGGATGCAACACGAGCGTACTACGACCGTGGCCGTTCTATCGACTTCGCTGCAATGGGCGAATATGCGGACTTAGGGGTGTTGTCGAAGCGGGTTGCTGTTTTGGAACGGACCCGCAAGAAACCATGCAAACGGTTGCCGACTACTACCGCAGGAAAAAGGCGTTTGCAAGGGCTTTCTAGGGGCCTTCTACTGTTCTTCCCTGGTCCGGATCACGTCGGCGAAAATCGCCTCGACGTCGGCGCGCACGGTATCCTGGTCGCGGCCCAGGGCATGGGCCAGCTCCAGGGTCATCAGCCCCATGGCCTGCTCAAGCAGGCGATGTTCGCCGAAGGACAGTTCCTTGTCCTTGCCGATGAGCAGCAGTTCCTTGAGCACGTAGGCCACGTCGGCCAGGTCCTGGCTCTTGAGTTTTTCGGAATATTCGCGGTAGCGGCGGTTCCAGTTCTGCCCGGAGTAGCCGGTGAAGTCCGCCCGGTCCTGGAGGGTCTTGATGATGGACTGGGCCTTCTTGCGCGAGCACACGGGCCGCAGCCCGACGTTCAGGGCGTTGAGCACCGGAACCATCAGCGTCACGTTGTTGGACAGGATGCGGACGATGTAGAACTCGGCGCTGACTCCGCCGATTTCCTGGATTTCTATGCGTTCGACCTTGCCCACGCCCTGGGCGGGGTAGACTACGAGGTCGCCTATTGCAAAATGGGTCGGCACACTACCACACACCTTGAGAAATTGCACACACAGAGGAACAGCATAGCCCAGGTCCAAGAATTAGTCTAGGTTTCATCGGCCTTTTCACCGGGGCGGGCGTCGAAGGCGTTCAGGTACTGCACGGCAGGGGTGAAGCCCCGGCGCAGATACAGGGTCAGGCCCTTGACCGCCGCCCGGGCCACCTGGGCCACCAGCTCCAGCTCGTCGCGCTCGAAGGGGTCGAGCACGTAGTCGCGCGCGCCGCCCCGGCCCTCGGGCCGCCCGATGCCCAGGCGCAGGCGCAGGAAATCCGGCGTGCCCAGATGCTCGGCGATGGATTTGATGCCGTTGTGGCCCGCGTCGCTGCCGCCCTTCTTGAACTTCATGCGCCCCAGGGGCAGGTCCAGGTCGTCGTGGACCACGATGACCTCGCCGGGGGCCAGGGCGAAGCGCGCGGCCAGCTTGCCCACGGCCAGGCCCGAGAGGTTCATGTAGGTCTGCGGCTTGGCCAGCAGCAGGGGGGCGGCGCTTCGCACCAGGCGGCATTCGCGGGTCACGCAGTCGCCGCGCAGTTGCACGGCGGGGCAGCGGGCCTCGCCCCCGGCCTCGTCCACCAGGGCGTCGATGGCCAGGAATCCGAAATTGTGGCGGGTCAGCTCGTACTCGGGCCCGGGGTTGCCCAGCCCGGCGACGAGGGCGCTGTAGTGTGTCATGCGGGTTCGGGTGTCCGGGGTCGGGGTGCAGGAGCGGGCCGCCGGAGGGCGCCCGGGTGAGCCTACCTGAAGTGGGGCCCGTGGCGCAAGGCGCCGCAGGCGGCAGCGCACAAAGGCCCCGGGGAACGCTCCCCGGGGCCCGGTGTGCAGTCTGCGTGGGAGCCGGGGGCGCTACTCGGCGGCTTCGCCGGCGCCCTCGCCCTCTTCGGCTTCGGCGGTCGGGGCCACCAGGCCCACCACGGCGAAGTTCTCGTCGTACAGCGCCTGGACGCCCTGGGGCATGGCGATGTCCGTGATGTGGATGCTGTCGCCCACGTCCAGGTCCGACACGTCCAGGGTGATCTTGTCCGGGATGTCGGTGGGCAGGCATTCGACGTCCAGGCCGTCGCGGAACACGGCCAGCTTGCCGCCCATCACCGCGCCCTTGGGCTTGCCCACGGTCTCGATGGGCACGCGCACGCGCACGGCCTTCTTCAGGTCAACGCCGAAGAAGTCCACGTGGGTGATCTCGGTCTTGAAGGGGTGGCGCACCAGCTCCTTGATCAGGGCCGGGCGGGTCTCGCCGCCCTCGATGTTCAGGTACACGAGCTGGGAGCTGCCGGCCTTGGCGTAGGCCTTGTTCAGCGGCAGGGGCTCCACCTGGATGAGCACGTTCTCGCCCTTGGCGTAGTAGACGCCGGGAACGAGGCCCTTGCGGTGCAGTTCGCGCATGGCGCCCTTGCCGGTCACTTCGCGCTTCTGGACGGTGAGGGTGATCTGGTCGGACATGGTCGGGTTTCTCCTTGGGCCCCGTTCTTGCCCGGGCGCCGATGCGGCCCGAGGGACGGTGCAGGTGTGTTTAAACGAAAAGTACGCTCACGGAGGATTCCGTGTGGATGTTGTGGATGGCCTTGCCCAGCAGGCTGGCCAGGGAAAGCACCTGCAGCTTGGGGCATTTCTCGGCCTTGTTGCCCACCGGGATGGAGTTGGTGACGATGACCTGGGAGTAGTGGGACTTCTGCAGCCGCTCGGTGGCCGGGCCGGAGAGCACGGCGTGGGTGGCGCAGGCCATCACGTCCTTGGCGCCGCTCTCCATGAGCACGTCGGCGGCGGCGGTGATGGTCCCGGCGGTGTCGATCATGTCATCCAGCACGATGGCAGCCTTGCCCTTCACGTCGCCGATGACGTTCATGGCCCGGGCCTGGTTGGGCGCGTCGCGGCGCTTGTCGATGATGGCCAGGCTGGCGCCCAGGCGCTTGGCATAGGCGCGGGCGCGCTCCACGCCGCCCGCGTCGGGCGAGACCATGACGATGTCGTCGTTGGTCTTGCGCAGGTGCTCGAGCAGCACGGGGGCGGCGTAGATGTTGTCCACCGGCAGGTTGAAGAAGCCCTGGATCTGGCCCGCGTGCAGGTCCACCGTCACCAGGCGGTCGATGCCCGCCACGGTGAGGAAGTCGGCCACGAGCTTGGCGCTGATGGGCGCGCGCGGGGCGACCTTGCGGTCCTGCCGGGCGTAGCCGTAGTAGGGCACCACGGCGGTGACGCGGCCCACGCTGGCGCGCTTGAGGGCGTCGAGCAGGATGCACAGCTCCATGAGGTGGAAGTTCACCGGCGCGCAGGTGGGCTGGACCACGAACACGTCCGCCCCGCGGACGTTGGAGCCGATCTCCACGCGGATCTCGCCGTCACTGAACGTGTCGGTGAGGCATTGGGTCAGCTCGCAGCCCAGGTGGTTGCAGATTTCCTTGGCCAACCCGGGGTTGGCGGAGCCGGTCATGATCTTCAGTTCGCCGATGGCCATTGGCACTTCCTCGAAAAGATGACGTGGCTGGGGCGGTAGGACTCGAACCCACGGATGACGGGACCAAAACCCGTTGCCTTACCAACTTGGCGACACCCCAGCGCTAGAAACAATGCACGAACGCGCGAACCGAGGCCTCCCGGAACCCGCGTGCGCAGTTTTCCGCCTGGAGGGCGTCGCGGAACAGTCCGAGCACACTGGCCCCGCTTCCGCTCATCACCGCCCCGCATGCGCCGTCGAGGAGCAGTTTTTCCTTGTATCGCCGCAGGTTGGGGTGGGCGGGAAAAACGACTTCCTCGAAGCTGTTGTACAGCGGGGGCAAAGAGCAAGGGGAGCTTTTAAACCGCTCCTTGGTCCATGTCAAGGAACAGTGGGGGTCGGCGCCGCCGGGGTGGGCGGCGTCCCACGCGGCGTAGGCCCACGCGGTGCCCACCTGCTCGGGCGGGCACAACACTACCAGGGCCAGCCCGGCCAGGGCAAGCTCCACGGGGGCCAGGGCGTCGCCGATGCCCTCGGCCCAGGCCGGGCCCCGGCCCAGGAAGAAGGGCACGTCCGCGCCGATGGACGCCCCCAGGCGCGCCAGGGCCGCCGGGGCCAGCGCCCGCGCCCCGGCCCGGGCGTTGAGCTCGCGCAGCACCAGGGCCGCGTCGGCGCTGCCGCCGCCCAGGCCCGCACCCGTGGGCACGCCCTTGTCCAGGCGCACGGCCAGGGCCGGGGCCAGGCCCGTGGCGGCGCAAAAGGCCCGCCAGGCCCGGGCCACGGTGTTGGCCTTGCCCTCCAGGGCCGGGTCGCTGCATGTCAGGGCAAAGGGCCCGCCCTGGGGCCCGAAGGTCAGGGTCAGGGTGTCGGTGGGCGCGGCCAGGGGCACGAACAGCGATTCCAGGCTGTGGTAGCCGTTGTCCAGCCGCCCGGTCAGGCGCAGGTGCAGGTTGACCTTGCAGCCTGCGGCCAGGGTCACGGTGTCGGGGGCGCTCATGGGCGGCAGGGTGGCCGAAAACGGCCCCCGAGGCAAGGGCGGGGGCGAAAAAAACGGGGGGCCTGTGGGCCCCCCGTGGTGTCTGCGGCGGGTGCTGCGCCGGGCCTACTGCCCGGGTAGGGTGATGGTGCGGAACACCGTGCGGCCCTGGCGCTGGATGAGCAGCAGCAGGGCACCCTTGTCGCTGGCGTCGCCCGTGTGGATCTTCTCCAGGTCGGCCACGGAGGCCACGTCCTTCTGGTTGGCCTGCAGGATCACGTCGCCGGGGCGGACTTCGCTTTCCTGGGCCGGGGAGCCGTTGTCCACCTCCAGCACCAGCAGGCCCTTGCCCGGGGTCACGCCCAGGGCCTCGGCCTCCTGGGCGGTCACGGCGCGCACGGTCATGCCCAGCAGGGCCTTGGAGCCCTTGGGGGCGCCGGGGGCGTCGCCGCCCTGGCGGGCCTGGAGCTGCTCGCTGCGCTCACCCAGGGTGACCTTGACGCTGCGCTGCTTGCCGTCGCGCCACAGGCCCAGGGTGATGGTCCGCCCCGGGGGCAGGGAGGCCACGGCGCGCACCAGGTCGCCAGCCTCGGCGATGTCGGTGTTGTCCACCTTGAGGATCACGTCGCCGGGCTTGATGCCGGCCTTGGCGGCGGGCTGGTCGGCGATGACCTCGTTGACCAGCGCCCCGCGCGCGGGGGCCAGGCCCAGGGCCTTGGCGGTCTGCTCGTCCACGGGCTGGTAGGTGATGCCCAGCCAGCCGCGGTGCACGGCCTGCTCGGTCTTGAGCTGGTCGATGATCCGCCGGGCCATGTTGCTGGGGATGGCGAAGCCGATGCCCTGGCCCGAGGCGATGATGGCGGTGTTGATGCCCACGACCTCGCCGTCCATGTTGAGCAGCGGGCCGCCGGAGTTGCCGGGGTTGATGGAGGCGTCGGTCTGGATGAAGTCATCGAAGGCGCCGGAGCCGATGATGCGGCCCTTGGCGCTGATGATGCCCGCCGTGACCGAGTGGTCCAGCCCGAAGGGGTTGCCGATGGCGATGACCCACTGGCCGACCTCGGCCTTGTCGGAGTCGCCGAAGGGCAGGGTGGGCAGGGTGCCGTTGGGCGGGGCGATCTTGAGCAGGGCGAGGTCCGTTTCGGGGTCGCGCCCGACGATCTCGGCCTCGATGAAATCCTTGCTGCCGCGCAGCTTGATCTGCACCTGGTCGGCGTTCTGGATCACATGGTTGTTGGTGACGATGTAGCCGTCCTTGGAGATGATGAACCCCGAGCCCAGGGAGCGCTCCTTGCGGGGCTGCTGGTTGGGGTTCTGGTTGAAGAACTGCTCGA
Protein-coding sequences here:
- the rho gene encoding transcription termination factor Rho, whose product is MNQAELKMKSMAELMELAQEFKIENPSSLRKQELIFAILKACASQNGNIYGEGVLEILPDGFGFLRSPMYSYMPGPDDIYVSPSQIRRFGLRKGDMITGQIRPPKEGERYFALLRVSEIGMEKPEATKRLVLFDNLTPIYPNERFRLENGEQNYSSRIIDLLVPIGKGQRCLIVAPPRTGKTMLLQNIANSINANHPDAYLIVLLIDERPEEVTDMERTVKAEVVSSTFDEPPARHVQVAEMVSEKAKRLVERKKDVVILLDSITRLGRAYNAVTPSSGRVLSGGLDANALQRPKRFFGAARNIEEGGSLSIIATALVDTGSRMDEVIFEEFKGTGNSEIQLDRHLSEKRVFPAIDINRSGTRKEELLLEPDVLNRVWILRKLLSPMNTIDSMDFLLSKMKGTKNNKIFLDMMNK
- a CDS encoding CarD family transcriptional regulator, encoding MPTHFAIGDLVVYPAQGVGKVERIEIQEIGGVSAEFYIVRILSNNVTLMVPVLNALNVGLRPVCSRKKAQSIIKTLQDRADFTGYSGQNWNRRYREYSEKLKSQDLADVAYVLKELLLIGKDKELSFGEHRLLEQAMGLMTLELAHALGRDQDTVRADVEAIFADVIRTREEQ
- the pth gene encoding aminoacyl-tRNA hydrolase — its product is MTHYSALVAGLGNPGPEYELTRHNFGFLAIDALVDEAGGEARCPAVQLRGDCVTRECRLVRSAAPLLLAKPQTYMNLSGLAVGKLAARFALAPGEVIVVHDDLDLPLGRMKFKKGGSDAGHNGIKSIAEHLGTPDFLRLRLGIGRPEGRGGARDYVLDPFERDELELVAQVARAAVKGLTLYLRRGFTPAVQYLNAFDARPGEKADET
- a CDS encoding 50S ribosomal protein L25, whose protein sequence is MSDQITLTVQKREVTGKGAMRELHRKGLVPGVYYAKGENVLIQVEPLPLNKAYAKAGSSQLVYLNIEGGETRPALIKELVRHPFKTEITHVDFFGVDLKKAVRVRVPIETVGKPKGAVMGGKLAVFRDGLDVECLPTDIPDKITLDVSDLDVGDSIHITDIAMPQGVQALYDENFAVVGLVAPTAEAEEGEGAGEAAE
- a CDS encoding 4-(cytidine 5'-diphospho)-2-C-methyl-D-erythritol kinase, whose amino-acid sequence is MSAPDTVTLAAGCKVNLHLRLTGRLDNGYHSLESLFVPLAAPTDTLTLTFGPQGGPFALTCSDPALEGKANTVARAWRAFCAATGLAPALAVRLDKGVPTGAGLGGGSADAALVLRELNARAGARALAPAALARLGASIGADVPFFLGRGPAWAEGIGDALAPVELALAGLALVVLCPPEQVGTAWAYAAWDAAHPGGADPHCSLTWTKERFKSSPCSLPPLYNSFEEVVFPAHPNLRRYKEKLLLDGACGAVMSGSGASVLGLFRDALQAENCARGFREASVRAFVHCF
- a CDS encoding ribose-phosphate diphosphokinase, with protein sequence MAIGELKIMTGSANPGLAKEICNHLGCELTQCLTDTFSDGEIRVEIGSNVRGADVFVVQPTCAPVNFHLMELCILLDALKRASVGRVTAVVPYYGYARQDRKVAPRAPISAKLVADFLTVAGIDRLVTVDLHAGQIQGFFNLPVDNIYAAPVLLEHLRKTNDDIVMVSPDAGGVERARAYAKRLGASLAIIDKRRDAPNQARAMNVIGDVKGKAAIVLDDMIDTAGTITAAADVLMESGAKDVMACATHAVLSGPATERLQKSHYSQVIVTNSIPVGNKAEKCPKLQVLSLASLLGKAIHNIHTESSVSVLFV
- a CDS encoding Do family serine endopeptidase, with the protein product MLHKKAQAALLTALLTLAWTIPALAAAGLPEFTDLARRTGDAVVNISTVKTVAQSQQMREFFKFHQRGTPFDDFFNQFEQFFNQNPNQQPRKERSLGSGFIISKDGYIVTNNHVIQNADQVQIKLRGSKDFIEAEIVGRDPETDLALLKIAPPNGTLPTLPFGDSDKAEVGQWVIAIGNPFGLDHSVTAGIISAKGRIIGSGAFDDFIQTDASINPGNSGGPLLNMDGEVVGINTAIIASGQGIGFAIPSNMARRIIDQLKTEQAVHRGWLGITYQPVDEQTAKALGLAPARGALVNEVIADQPAAKAGIKPGDVILKVDNTDIAEAGDLVRAVASLPPGRTITLGLWRDGKQRSVKVTLGERSEQLQARQGGDAPGAPKGSKALLGMTVRAVTAQEAEALGVTPGKGLLVLEVDNGSPAQESEVRPGDVILQANQKDVASVADLEKIHTGDASDKGALLLLIQRQGRTVFRTITLPGQ